One window of the Pan troglodytes isolate AG18354 chromosome 12, NHGRI_mPanTro3-v2.0_pri, whole genome shotgun sequence genome contains the following:
- the LOC129140704 gene encoding putative upstream-binding factor 1-like protein 6, translating into MALPRSQGHWSNADILRLLECMENNLPSDDNGTFSSTQSHMDWGKVAFKNFSGEMCRLKWLEISCSLRKFSTLKKLVLEAKKCVKNTNKSQKGRNHPDFPKRPLTAYIRFFKENWPQYSQMYPGMRSQELTKILSKKYKELPEQMKQKYIQDFQKEKQEFEEKLVRFREEHPDLDQKGKKSDISKRIQTKVQKKVQKNIEEVTSLPKTDQFFKKVKFHGEPQKPPMNGYHKFHQDSWSSKELQHLSLRERMVEIGRRWQRIPQSQKDHYKSQAELLQKEYKVELDLWLKTLSPEDYAAYKESTYAKGKNMAMMGGPAPSLRQTDPQSSSAKGLQEGFGEGQGLQAAGTEASQTIWVNCHVSMEPEENRKKDGDEEESSNSLDCSGGEDMEVDVSGQ; encoded by the coding sequence ATGGCTTTGCCTAGAAGCCAAGGCCATTGGTCCAACGCAGACATCTTGAGGTTACTGGAATGCATGGAGAATAATCTCCCATCTGATGACAACGGCACGTTCAGCTCAACTCAGTCACACATGGACTGGGGAAaagtagcttttaaaaacttttctggtGAAATGTGCAGACTCAAATGGTTAGAGATTTCTTGCAGCTTGAGAAAattcagcactttgaaaaaaTTAGTCCTGGAAGCTAAGAaatgtgttaaaaatacaaacaaaagccaaaaaggcAGGAACCATCCAGACTTTCCAAAGAGGCCCCTTACTGCTTATATCCGCTTCTTCAAGGAGAATTGGCCCCAGTACTCCCAAATGTACCCTGGGATGAGAAGCCAGGAACTGACCAAAATCCTGTCAAAGAAATACAAGGAGCTCCCAGAGCAGATGAAACAGAAATATATTCAGGATTTCCAGAAGGAAAAGCAAGAATTTGAGGAAAAACTTGTTCGATTCAGGGAAGAGCACCCTGATTTAGACCAGAAGGGCAAGAAATCTGATATCTCCAAGAGGATTCAAACCAAAGTGCAAAAGAAAGTTcagaaaaatattgaagaagTGACGTCTCTTCCAAAAACGGATCAATTTTTCAAGAAGGTAAAATTTCATGGAGAGCCTCAGAAACCCCCCATGAATGGATACCACAAGTTTCACCAAGATTCCTGGTCAAGTAAGGAGCTGCAACATTTGTCCCTGAGGGAGCGCATGGTAGAGATTGGCAGACGCTGGCAGCGCATCCCGCAGAGCCAGAAGGATCATTACAAGAGCCAGGCTGAGTTGCTGCAGAAGGAATACAAAGTGGAATTGGATCTCTGGCTCAAGACTTTGTCACCTGAAGATTATGCTGCATACAAAGAATCGACCTATGCTAAGGGTAAGAATATGGCGATGATGGGAGGCCCGGCCCCCAGCTTGAGACAAACAGATCCGCAGTCCTCATCAGCAAAGGGTCTGCAAGAAGGgtttggggaggggcaggggctcCAGGCTGCAGGAACAGAGGCATCACAGACTATTTGGGTAAACTGTCATGTCTCCATGGAACCAGAAGAGAACAGGAAGAAAGATGGCGACGAGGAAGAAAGCAGTAACTCTTTAGACTGCAGCGGTGGGGAAGACATGGAAGTTGATGTCTCAGGGCAGTGA